A region from the Campylobacter subantarcticus LMG 24377 genome encodes:
- the tsaD gene encoding tRNA (adenosine(37)-N6)-threonylcarbamoyltransferase complex transferase subunit TsaD: MKSLILAIESSCDDSSIAIIDKNTYECKFHKKISQENAHSVYGGVVPELAARLHSEALPKILEKCQKYFDKLCAIAVTNEPGLSVSLIGGVAMAKMLAISLNLPLIAINHLKGHIYSMFLDKKARFDMGVLLVSGGHTMVLFIDEQGKITELVRTNDDSFGESFDKVAKMMDLGYPGGAIIENLAKNTKESNLEFSIPLLHSKDLAYSFSGLKNQVRLEILKEELSLERKSKIAFAFQKAAIAHILNKLEKIFKEYKFKRFGIVGGASANLSLRSQIEHLCQNYQCELLLAPLEYCSDNALMIARAACEAYERKEFVSIEDDLISPKVKKLQGVL, from the coding sequence ATGAAAAGCTTAATTCTTGCCATAGAAAGCTCATGTGATGATAGTTCTATTGCGATTATAGATAAAAATACATACGAGTGTAAATTTCATAAAAAAATCTCTCAAGAAAATGCCCATAGTGTTTATGGCGGGGTAGTGCCTGAACTTGCAGCAAGATTGCACAGTGAAGCTTTACCTAAAATCTTAGAAAAATGCCAAAAATACTTTGATAAACTTTGTGCCATAGCAGTTACAAATGAACCTGGTCTTAGTGTGAGTTTGATAGGTGGGGTAGCTATGGCTAAAATGCTAGCTATTAGTTTAAATTTGCCACTTATAGCAATTAACCACTTAAAAGGGCATATCTACTCTATGTTTTTGGATAAAAAAGCTAGATTTGATATGGGGGTGTTACTTGTTAGTGGTGGGCATACTATGGTGCTTTTTATTGATGAGCAAGGTAAAATCACAGAGCTTGTAAGAACAAATGATGATAGTTTTGGAGAAAGTTTTGATAAAGTAGCTAAGATGATGGATCTTGGTTATCCAGGTGGAGCTATCATAGAAAATTTAGCTAAAAATACAAAAGAAAGTAATTTAGAATTTAGTATACCCTTACTTCATTCTAAAGATTTAGCTTACAGCTTTTCAGGGCTTAAAAACCAAGTGCGTTTAGAAATTTTAAAAGAAGAGTTAAGTTTGGAGCGTAAAAGTAAAATTGCCTTTGCATTTCAAAAAGCAGCCATAGCACATATTTTAAATAAGCTAGAAAAAATTTTTAAAGAGTATAAATTTAAACGTTTTGGTATAGTAGGTGGAGCTAGTGCAAATTTAAGTTTAAGAAGTCAAATAGAGCATTTATGTCAAAATTATCAATGCGAACTTTTACTAGCTCCGCTTGAGTATTGTTCAGATAATGCTTTAATGATAGCAAGAGCAGCTTGTGAGGCTTATGAGCGTAAAGAATTTGTAAGTATTGAAGATGATCTTATAAGC